ATAGAACGGACAGCGAAGTGCATACGGCGAAGGCCCTGAGGGTGTGGCCCGAAGGCGTTGAGTTCATCCGCCACTGTGTCGAGAAAAAGTGAAATCCGTAGAGGTTGTCCTCAAAGAGCATAACGGGCCGGTAACGTCCGAGCAGATATTTCAGGCCGTCCCCAACGCACCAGGCAATGGCCAAACTGAGACAGACGTACAACACGGGTCCGGTCCATGGCCTCTCTCGACCTGGATCGGCTGCGAGAACGGCAACGACCGCCAATGCCAATGCCAGACTAACGTACGCGCCGTAGGCCAGCGTGGAGAAGAACACTCCAGCCTGATGAACCTGGTTGTCCGCGCAGCAGGCATGCAGCCACATACTGACGGGGCGGTCGACAAAGAGAAAGAGCAAGACGTAAAGTGTGAAAGCCAGTGCCGCCGACTGGTATGTCGTCTTGTATAAAGATCCCATCATATGGTTGCCTGGAGTCTGGATCGTCATCTTCGGGAATGCCCTCTGCATCTCTGTGCACTTTCTTCTGCCAGACCAACCCTGGGAAAGCCATTCACATCTTCACAGTCTTTTTTCTGCCAGATTTGAACGAGCGATGATAATCGCAGGTGGTATTACGCAAATGGTATTCCTCTCCCCCGAAAATGTCAATAATAAGCACGCCTTCCATATTCTTAGTTTCCAAAAGAACAGGGCAGGGACATTGCCGGGAGGAAGGGATGGAAGCTTGCCCGGAAAAGTTATTTACCTTTTGAACGAATGTTATGTATCTCTTTCCCGCCCCAGGTCCCATCGGTTTTCTTTGAGGGGCCAACTTACCATAGACCGCCTCCGGGGTGGGTCATTTTTCGAACCTCGCATGTTCCGTTCGCATTTGATTGACATGCAAGGCCGGTCTTTTTATACTCCTTTCCAGTAAAAAGCTATTTTTTGCCAGGACAAGAAAGGGAGGGTGTAATGTCAAGAGTCAGACGTATCGGTGCGGTTTGGCTGTGCTTCATGCTGATAACAGTACTTGCATCAGGCAAGACGACGGAGATACAACCCGATCTTCATAAAGATGCTGTTACCACGGCCCGAAGTGAGGTCTGGCGGGCCATAAACAGCGGCCAGTGCGGGAGTGCTACCGTTGCCATAAAGGTCAATGGCAAGGTTGTTTACGCCGAAGGCTTTGGCATGGCAAACAGAGAGGAGAGTATCCCTGTCGACAGAAATACGCTGTTCAATATAGGTTCTATCAGTAAGATGTATGTGGCAACCGCGATCATGCTGCTCGTTGACGACGGCAAGGTCTCCCTTGATCGGCCTGTCACGGACTATCTTCCGGAGTTCAAGATGGCTGACCACAGATACAAGACGATCACCGTAAGAATGCTATTGAACCACACATCCGGCATGCCGGGGACCGAGAGCGCGAATTCCTTCACGTTCAGGTACGATGACAATATCAAGCAGGAAACGATAAACACTTTGGCCCGCGCGCACCTCAAACATGCCCCGGGTGCAATGGCAGTGTATTGCAATGATGGGTTCACGTTGGCGGAAATGATAGTGGAGCGGGTAAGCGGCTGGAGATACATGGACTTTCTTAATGAGAGGATCTTCAAGCCGCTGGGTCTGGAAAACACCGGCATGGGCCTGGGGGAGATGATGGGCAGGCCCATAGCCCTGTACTATGACCCTGAAACCGCGAAAGTTCATCCGCCCGAATCAATCTCTCTCCTGGGTGCTGGCGGACTGTCATCAACTGCCGAGGAACTCTGCCGTTTTACGGATAGTGTTTTAACGAGGGGTAAGCTCTTGAAGGGATCATCTCTCGTGGAGATGAAAAAGGCGCAACCTTCGGCGTTTGCGACCGTCCTCAAAAAACCCTCATTTTCATATGGACTTGGCTGGGACCTTATAGGCGTTCCGCGGTATGATGCGGCGGGAATTCAGATATTAGGCAAGAGCGGGGGCACTGTAAATTACTCTTCTATGGTTTACACGGTCCCTGACAAGAAAATATCTGTTGCCGTTATTGCCTCGGGAGCTGAAAGCGGCGCAATGAAAATAGCGCTCGACATATTGGATGCGGTACTGGTTGAAAAAAAGCTCATTGCAAAAGAAGAAAAAACCGTTTCGATACCGCCGGAGGCGCAGAAATTGCCGCAGGATTATGCTTCCCTTGGCGGTCATTATGCCAACGAAACTAAATTGGGCCGGATTGTCTTTGATAAGGACAAGAACAGCGCCACTCTGTTCTTCTTCAAGGAACATAAGAAAACAGCGGCAACGGTCCTCGTCTATAATAATGGCTATTATCACGATACTAAGGGCAACCGTTTCTATCTCGGCAGCACAGGCGGGGAGAGCTATCTGATAACCTCCATCGCGTCATTCGGGATCGATAGCATCATTATGCAAAAAGTGAAGCCAATTGAAAACCCGCAACGTCTCAAGATCGA
This portion of the Syntrophorhabdaceae bacterium genome encodes:
- a CDS encoding phosphatase PAP2 family protein, with the protein product MMGSLYKTTYQSAALAFTLYVLLFLFVDRPVSMWLHACCADNQVHQAGVFFSTLAYGAYVSLALALAVVAVLAADPGRERPWTGPVLYVCLSLAIAWCVGDGLKYLLGRYRPVMLFEDNLYGFHFFSTQWRMNSTPSGHTLRAFAVCTSLSVLFRRYAGYFIALATLIGLSRIVVTDHYASDIVFGAFIGTFSALWTAALFFRDEGQEHSGTRGKDR
- a CDS encoding serine hydrolase; translated protein: MSRVRRIGAVWLCFMLITVLASGKTTEIQPDLHKDAVTTARSEVWRAINSGQCGSATVAIKVNGKVVYAEGFGMANREESIPVDRNTLFNIGSISKMYVATAIMLLVDDGKVSLDRPVTDYLPEFKMADHRYKTITVRMLLNHTSGMPGTESANSFTFRYDDNIKQETINTLARAHLKHAPGAMAVYCNDGFTLAEMIVERVSGWRYMDFLNERIFKPLGLENTGMGLGEMMGRPIALYYDPETAKVHPPESISLLGAGGLSSTAEELCRFTDSVLTRGKLLKGSSLVEMKKAQPSAFATVLKKPSFSYGLGWDLIGVPRYDAAGIQILGKSGGTVNYSSMVYTVPDKKISVAVIASGAESGAMKIALDILDAVLVEKKLIAKEEKTVSIPPEAQKLPQDYASLGGHYANETKLGRIVFDKDKNSATLFFFKEHKKTAATVLVYNNGYYHDTKGNRFYLGSTGGESYLITSIASFGIDSIIMQKVKPIENPQRLKIDMDGKVWLRRNVSPFESIPVTQSHYTKSLLYKDLPGYVFFNGLKRIDSPEFAGMPFDSIRDQTELTLFEKNGATWAWVSDMAYSPKESAAALKTGENSLRIGSDGYNEWLAADEGMVLSFTKPERGRIIIFSSDETATYDSALDTGDAYAARGSYIECAGFADDVFTIKARPAAAGNKK